Proteins found in one Odocoileus virginianus isolate 20LAN1187 ecotype Illinois chromosome 10, Ovbor_1.2, whole genome shotgun sequence genomic segment:
- the LOC139036984 gene encoding LOW QUALITY PROTEIN: olfactory receptor 5I1-like (The sequence of the model RefSeq protein was modified relative to this genomic sequence to represent the inferred CDS: inserted 1 base in 1 codon) has translation MEVENITVKTQFFLLGFSDHPELQSVLFAVFLSIYSVTLLGNLGMVLLITVSPPLHTPMYFFLRILSLVDACYSSVIAPKLLVDLVSDKKTISYNGCAAQLYFFCCLVDTESFILTVMAYDRYIAICNALLYTVIMSKRICCQLAIGAFLGGTMSSVIHTTNTFHLSFCSNEINHFFCDISPLFSLSCTDTYXHDVVLVVFASLVEALCLLTVLLSYTLIIAAILKTRSSDAKRKGFSTCASHLTMVSIYHGTLIFIYLCPSTGHSLDIDKVTSVFYTLIIPMLNPLIYSLRNKDVKNAFRKMTSRKFLS, from the exons ATGGAGGTGGAGAACATCACTGTGAAGACACAGTTCTTCCTCTTGGGATTCAGTGACCACCCAGAACTGCAGAGTGTTctttttgctgtgtttttgtCTATCTACTCTGTTACCCTGCTGGGGAACCTTGGGATGGTTTTATTAATCACAGTCAGTCCCCCTTTGCACACCCCTATGTACTTTTTTCTCCGCATCTTGTCTTTGGTAGATGCTTGCTACTCCTCAGTCATTGCTCCCAAGTTGCTTGTGGACTTAGTCTCTGACAAGAAGACCATTTCTTACAACGGCTGTGCTGCGCAGCTTTACTTCTTCTGCTGTTTGGTGGACACGGAGTCTTTTATCTTGACTGTCATGGCTTATGATCGGTACATAGCCATCTGCAACGCCCTGCTTTACACTGTTATTATGTCCAAGAGGATTTGCTGCCAGCTTGCAATTGGAGCATTTTTAGGGGGCACCATGAGTTCAGTGATTCACACCACTAATACTTTTCACCTGTCTTTCTGCTCCAATGAAATTAACCATTTCTTTTGTGACatctcccctctcttctctctgtcctgCACTGACACCT CCCATGATGTTGTACTGGTGGTCTTCGCTAGTTTAGTGGAAGCTCTCTGCCTTCTAACAGTTCTCCTCTCTTATACCCTCATCATAGCAGCCATTCTTAAAACAAGATCTTCTGACgcaaaaagaaaaggattctCCACTTGTGCTTCCCATCTGACCATGGTCTCTATCTACCATGGTACCCtgatcttcatttatttgtgtccCAGTACTGGCCATTCACTGGATATTGATAAAGTGACCTCTGTGTTCTATACATTGATTATACCTATGTTGAATCCCCTGATTTACAGTCTAAGGAACAAAGATGTGAAAAACGCTTTTAGGAAAATGACTAGCAGGaaatttctttcttaa
- the LOC110129671 gene encoding olfactory receptor 5W2-like: protein MSRENCSSLTEFIFLGITDNTENKVILFTMFLLVYLINLLANLGMITLIRMDPQLHTPMYFFLSHLSFCDLCYSTAIGPKMLVDLFAKNKSISFCGCALQFSVFCIFADSECLLLAVMAYDRYKAVSSPLLYAVSMSSRLCSLLMAGVYLVGIIDALIHTTLAFHLCFCGSNVINHFFCDLPPLFLLSCSDIQVNELVLFIVFGFIELSTISGVLVSYCYIILSVLKIHSAEGRFKAFSTCTSHLTAVAIFQGTLLFMYFRPSSSYSLDEDKMTSLFYTLVIPMLNPLIYSLRNKDVKGALEKLKNKLYF from the coding sequence atgaGTAGAGAGAATTGCTCCTCCTTGActgaattcattttcttgggaATTACTGACAACACTGAGAACAAAGTGATCCTATTTACAATGTTTCTCCTTGTTTATCTCATCAACCTTCTGGCAAATCTTGGAATGATAACCCTGATTAGGATGGATCCCCAGCTGCACAcacccatgtactttttcctcagCCACCTCTCCTTCTGTGACCTCTGCTATTCCACAGCCATCGGCCCTAAGATGCTCGTGGACCTATTTGCCAAGAACAAATCAATCTCTTTCTGTGGCTGCGCTCTGCAGTTCTCGGTCTTCTGTATCTTTGCCGATTCTGAGTGTCTCCTGCTGgcagtgatggcctatgaccggtaCAAGGCCGTCAGCAGCCCCTTGCTCTATGCGGTCAGCATGTCCAGCAGGCTGTGCTCCCTGCTCATGGCGGGGGTTTACCTGGTGGGGATTATAGATGCTTTGATACACACGACATTAGCTTTCCACTTATGCTTCTGTGGGTCAAATGTGATTAaccatttcttctgtgatttacctccacttttcctcctttcctgctcTGATATACAGGTCAATGAGTTGgtgttgtttattgtttttggtTTCATTGAGCTGAGTACAATTTCAGGAGTCCTTGTCTCTTATTGTTATATCATCCTATCAGTCTTGAAGATCCACTCTGCTGAAGGGAGGTTCAAAGCTTTCTCCACTTGTACCTCCCACCTAACTGCTGTGGCAATTttccagggaactctgctcttcATGTATTTCAGGCCGAGTTCTTCGTACTCTCTAGATGAAGACAAAATGACCTCATTGTTTTACACTCTTGTGATTCCCATGTTAAACCCTCTGATTTATAGCTTGCGGAACAAAGATGTAAAAGGGGCcctagaaaaattgaaaaataaactatatttttaa
- the LOC110129670 gene encoding olfactory receptor 5W2-like encodes MERENCSSLTEFIFLGITDNTENKVILFTMFLLVYLINLLANLGMITLIRMDPQLHTPMYFFLSHLSFCDLCYSTAIGPKILVDLFAKIKSIPFCGCALQFLVFCTFVDSECLLLAVMAYDRYKAVSSPLLYAVSMSSRLCSLLMAGVYLVGMIDALINTTLAFRLCFCGSNEINHFFCDVPPLLLISCSDTQVNELVIFMIFGFIELSSISGVLVSYCYIILSVLKIHSAEGRFKAFSTCASHLTAVAIFQGTLLFMYFRPSSSYSLDEDKMTSLFYTLVIPMLNPLIYSLRNKDVKQALEKLKNKWF; translated from the coding sequence ATGGAAAGAGAGAATTGCTCCTCCTTGActgaattcattttcttgggaATTACTGACAACACTGAGAACAAAGTGATCCTATTTACAATGTTTCTCCTTGTTTATCTCATCAACCTTCTGGCAAATCTTGGAATGATAACCCTGATTAGGATGGATCCCCAGCTGCACAcacccatgtactttttcctcagCCACCTCTCCTTCTGTGACCTCTGCTATTCCACAGCCATCGGCCCTAAAATACTCGTGGACCTATTTGCCAAGATCAAATCAATCCCCTTCTGTGGCTGCGCTCTGCAGTTCTTGGTCTTCTGTACCTTTGTAGATTCTGAGTGTCTCCTGCTGgcagtgatggcctatgaccggtaCAAGGCCGTCAGCAGCCCCTTGCTCTATGCGGTCAGCATGTCCAGCAGGCTGTGCTCCCTGCTCATGGCTGGAGTTTACCTGGTGGGGATGATAGATGCTTTGATAAACACGACATTAGCATTCCGCTTATGCTTCTGTGGGTCAAATGAGATTAACCACTTTTTCTGTGATGTTCCTCCTCTCCTGTTGATATCTTGCTCAGACACACAGGTCAATGAGTTAGTGATATTCATGATTTTTGGCTTTATTGAATTAAGCTCCATTTCAGGAGTCCTTGTCTCTTATTGTTATATCATCCTATCAGTCTTGAAGATCCACTCTGCTGAAGGGAGGTTCAAAGCTTTCTCCACCTGCGCCTCCCACCTAACTGCTGTGGCAATTttccagggaactctgctctttATGTATTTCAGGCCGAGTTCTTCGTACTCTCTAGATGAAGACAAAATGACCTCATTGTTTTACACTCTTGTGATTCCCATGTTAAATCCTCTGATTTACAGCCTAAGGAACAAAGATGTAAAACAGGCCctggaaaaattgaaaaataaatggttttAG